CCCGATGCTGACGATAGGCTGGGAGTGGGTAAGATGGCTGGTTTCTTACTAGCACTGCTCTCATTCCATTGTGCCTGGAAGTGACGTGGAATTGGTTTGGCATACGGAACTTTCTTGATGGGTTTCACGTCTTGTGCTAATGGTTCCACATCCAGACCAGGAATCATGCCTGCGCTTAATAAACTGAGGCTACTCTGACCGAGTTGTCCGTCTCCGCCTTCTGCTTCCACTTTGTCTTCGGGTCCCATTCCTGGGATATTGGGAGCGTGATGGTCATCCAGCAACTCGGCGTCTTCGGGCATCACTCCAGGCGGTAACGTGTTGAGATTGTATTTGTCCCTCATCTTATCGCCGGGTCTGTTTCGTGTCCAGAACTTTGACGTGTGGTCATTCGAACCCGAACAGAGAATGTGTCCGATCGGATGCCAGGCAAGAGACCAAATGAGACTTTCATGAGCTTGATCGATAGCACCAACTTCTTTGTCCGTTCTATGTTTTCaaagcaaaacagaaaaagagtTAGGGTAAGGTTTGAAAAATACACGacttaataaacaaaattacccAACGTTCCAGAAGAATATAGCTCCGTCAGATCCACCGCTACAGAAAAGTTCTTCGTGAAATGGATGCCACGAAAGACAGGATGCTTCCTTCTTGTGACCGCGGAAAGTTTGCAATTCTTGATCAAGCCGACGGATGTCAAATAGCTTGATCAAATGATCTCTGGAAGCGGTGATGAGCCACTGGCCGTTCTTGTTCCATTTTGCGTCCATAACTGTGCTTTTATGGGCGTGCAGCGTAGCTAATGATTGACCAGATTTGGGATCCCACAGTTTGACTGGTTGCTGGTTGTCTTTGCTGCCTGAAATGACTAGACCCTTTTGCGGGTGCCAATCGACGCATTTGACATCAGCTCCGTGCCCTAATGGAAACAATTGATGGACATGAAGTAGGCttgcagaaaaaacaaaacaattagtTGGGTACCTCGAAGAATTTTTTCCTCCTGACAGCGGACAAAATCCCATATTCGCACAGTTCCATCGTCGGAGCAAGAGGCCAATTTTTGATCCGTTGGACTAAAACTGGATACACAAAAACGTGGAGGGTCTTTAATTGTAATTGAATACCCTTAAAATGGTTTTATAATCGTCAAGGTAgattaattgaaaatgttgactTTGTGGATAAAAGAAGTTTAATTGGGGTAGAAAAGTATGGGTCATTTGAAAAGTTAACCGTAAGTCCCGACAAGTATTTCGATCTCGTATACGCCTATTGCAATTAGGCAATATCGGGTGCGCAGAGTTTCATAAACGAATcgtataaaatgttttacttcAAAATCGTATAGAGGGTTGAAAAAGaagtctcttttattttcctcagTTGCATCTATCACAGATCAGTTGTTCTTGGTATgtaggattttctttttttttctcttttactttCAAGCGTACTTGTATTATTGGGCAATGAGCATTTATAGAAGAAAAGATTGGGAAAAGTTCGGAGGTTATACGTATCACAGcaatgaaatttgatttttattttggtttggttttggTTTCAATACCTGATGCCCCGAATGGCTTCTTTGTGAGCTTGAAACATCTTGACGTTATTCATATTTGACTGCCAGTATTTGATGTAGCCGCCATGGTCCCCCGTCACCATCCAGATATCGTTGTGGGACCATACCATGCTACGGACCGGACTGTCGTGAGCCTATTTAAAGGGTAAGAAGGATTAGATTAATAATTACTCGTTACCGTGTTATTTCTTAGGAGTACTATTTACGGATTTTTCATACCTGTAAAATAGTTTCAAAATTGAACGTCAGGCCGTTCCACAGGGTAAACTCGCCGCTTGATGCCCCTGTGATTAAACGACGGCCTTCAGGAGTCCAAGTAAGGCAAAATACTGGACAacgaattttatttgttgccaCCTTTCGAGgtaaattcaaagaaaaaaaaagataaatagaataattcaaaatcGGGCTTTCCATCTATAATGCATTACTTTAGTAAAACGTGTTGTTATGGCATTGCTGGGCGTATCCAAATAGCAAGAGGGAGGAACCATTTCTGGATAATAACACACGTCGGGTTGAAGACTTCGCCTGTCTCTGGCGTCCCGCTGCCAGACTCTTGTCTAAATTTAAGTCAAGATAATActatataaatacaaattgTATTTGATAAAACTCTGAACATATaaattaaaggaaatattaaaaatataaacatgtTCTAACTACAAGAGAAGAAAGGCAATCCTTGTATTTACAAGCTTCTCAATTTACCTCTAGCATACGAATCACTGAAGAGTAATAATCTACAGTTTTGCGCATTGAGCTCTTGCGCAACTGTTTGGAATCATAGTCTGACCGATCTTGGCCAGGCTTAGGGTATGGTCTATTGAAGGGATGAAACATGTGGCGACCAGGTGGAATTGGTGGTCTCAATGGTTCACTTCCTGGAACAATCCTAGGTAATCCTGCTCCAAGGAAAGAATTATTTCCTGCATTTGCAGGGCTCTGGCTGGGGCCAGTGGCATGCCTCGATTGAAATGGTGACTGATTCATGCCATTGGCACCAGGATAATATGCCATTTGGGTTGCCATTTTTCTGATAATAATTAGTTAAATAgctgaaaaaaagacaataaaaaattttagttaATTGAAGAACAAGTTTATGTAAACATGAGAGAAACCGTTATGTGCACACCGCACGTCAACTACTTGTTTcgtcagaaaatgaaaacgccCAATTTCCACAGATTTTAAGTGAAATAAGTacttaaaaatttacatttaaattttcgatCAATGCCGACAATCGGCGCTGATGATATAAGTCTGTAAATCCCCGATAAAAAATGCACTCACCTAAAATGTTCAAGAGATGTTCTGTTGCCTGCTCAGCGCCATTTTGCAATGTTTGGCTGCGGCATAAGGCATTGCCTAGTTGCCATATCAAACGTAGGTATCTCTCGATCcgacagaaagaagaaaacaataaaattcaaatattcgattgattgaaattatcaatcaataaaccaaattttaaaaaatataaataatttaaataattctggGAAAAGTATAATTTGATaacgataaaaaatttaataataacaaaaaattcacaaattttACGTTGAAATAGCGCTGAAGAATGGTTCGTAATCGGTAATCgttgaaacttgaaaggaaaaaactcaaaaaagaaaagaagggattGCGTGTTATCCTTTTTGGTACTATATAATAAACCGACGGTATGTTTACGGTCTCGATACTCTCGAAGAACAAATATAATGTTATATCATTTTTTCTGATTCTATTTATGTTAGATCAGATCTAttatccgtttttttttattacaacaaCGAGTTAGAAAAATGTGATAACGTGTATCGAGATTGGACATAGCACTATTGATAATCAATACCTGTTCACCTCAACAATCCAAACAAAGGTGACCAGACGAGTTTCTAAAGTCAACTCGTTATCCtgtatctttttatttttatttttatttttcgtgcaaGTCGTGCGGTTCGAAGACGAATTGTAATCCCGACACAAAACTGAAACACCTTAAACAGGAAATCAGTTCGACAAAATTTAACGGTTTATTTGAATTATGTACATAACAGTTCCATGCCAAGAGAAAGTTTGAGCTAATTCACACAGCAATTAGCTCAAAGAAACGCTTTTACTCTTTTTAGGGAAAAGTGTTGTTAATAAATATACGTATTTATACAATATTTACAGAAGTTGTTAGGCTGGATATTACAGTAACACCAGCTTCATCTGTCCACTCGTTATAGATTTTACTCACGCAGTTTCCGTTTCATATCTAAGCGGTAAACGAACTTCGTCGTTGTCAGATCTATAAATGTCTGAAATGTTGTTCGCTCCTGTATCGGAATCCAAATTGATGGTACAGGATTCCTCTGGTTTGTCGCCTTTTACAAGATGATAGTCATTTAGCAGTGAAGGTTGCACGATGACGTAGCTATTTCTGACAAGCTGTTCGTAGCTGGGCGGTAGGTccgttttgatttctttattctgCTTCAGCCAGAGAACGGAAGGTTATCAAAGTTATCCAATTAGAAATTATGTTTCATTATGCTTACGCGTCTGAGGAGATGCGCAAAAAAGCAGCAGTAACAAAAGGTTCCCAGTAGCATGACAACACCAAGCGTGAATAAGATAAACGCGCTTTGAGCAATCCATTCCGGCACTGTGTTGGTTGATTGCTGCTGTTTTCTGAATTGATCACTTTCTTGTTCCGGCagattttttttggcattcGTATTTTGAGGCGCAAACTTTAAGGGAGCATTTAAGTTTACTAATGCTGCTGGGCTTTTGGTTTTTACGACTAAAATCGAATAGAAAAACGGGTAAATTTAAACaatcgaatttaaaaaaattgtttgttaaaGAAACACTAACCTTTTCTAGTAGAAGGAATGTCTTCTACAAATCGTTTCGGGTTCACAATAGCACCCGTTACATCCAATAAAGTTTGGAAGAAAGTCATGTTGCTTTGTAAATCATGTAACCAATCAATCGACATCTATAACAATTAGAGAACACACAACTTAGACTCGTTTTAAATGAGCATTAAAGACATCTATTAATTTTTACCGAGTACATTCTGTTGTATTCCTTTTGAGCATCCGTACAGCCTTCGAAGCATgcagttttcttttcc
This DNA window, taken from Daphnia pulex isolate KAP4 chromosome 2, ASM2113471v1, encodes the following:
- the LOC124188867 gene encoding uncharacterized protein LOC124188867 isoform X2, coding for MSLEKPHSSLDWFCLRVAVVLTACWIPSSSAFGDVFVMNSSQIEIDCVNFCDTSEELFSSDCQRGCRFFETFNTASVFAKFDDAAALLSCHQSCSEAYGNEMEKKTACFEGCTDAQKEYNRMYSMSIDWLHDLQSNMTFFQTLLDVTGAIVNPKRFVEDIPSTRKVVKTKSPAALVNLNAPLKFAPQNTNAKKNLPEQESDQFRKQQQSTNTVPEWIAQSAFILFTLGVVMLLGTFCYCCFFAHLLRRNKEIKTDLPPSYEQLVRNSYVIVQPSLLNDYHLVKGDKPEESCTINLDSDTGANNISDIYRSDNDEVRLPLRYETETA
- the LOC124188862 gene encoding pre-mRNA 3' end processing protein WDR33-like, producing MATQMAYYPGANGMNQSPFQSRHATGPSQSPANAGNNSFLGAGLPRIVPGSEPLRPPIPPGRHMFHPFNRPYPKPGQDRSDYDSKQLRKSSMRKTVDYYSSVIRMLETRVWQRDARDRRSLQPDVCYYPEMVPPSCYLDTPSNAITTRFTKVATNKIRCPVFCLTWTPEGRRLITGASSGEFTLWNGLTFNFETILQAHDSPVRSMVWSHNDIWMVTGDHGGYIKYWQSNMNNVKMFQAHKEAIRGISFSPTDQKLASCSDDGTVRIWDFVRCQEEKILRGHGADVKCVDWHPQKGLVISGSKDNQQPVKLWDPKSGQSLATLHAHKSTVMDAKWNKNGQWLITASRDHLIKLFDIRRLDQELQTFRGHKKEASCLSWHPFHEELFCSGGSDGAIFFWNVGTDKEVGAIDQAHESLIWSLAWHPIGHILCSGSNDHTSKFWTRNRPGDKMRDKYNLNTLPPGVMPEDAELLDDHHAPNIPGMGPEDKVEAEGGDGQLGQSSLSLLSAGMIPGLDVEPLAQDVKPIKKVPYAKPIPRHFQAQWNESSASKKPAILPTPSLSSASGVLSDEEDHVLGVDPVAFGMEQLGRASLTLFGLPANDPEQLQELLDTAQSLPVTQLPTPTAVIIDGTILSIEADSELEKAIRTGEEEFNQVLSSMGLKVTVEEEETKPEVVPTGEYNQDRELDDDDFYPRSRTPVLDDSPGYNRGHSGIGPTPTGGLLGDFPQRVVEFQQRGHPVQPIRHPLPPGAGQQHHHHHLPQQQQPQQQQQQQHNHHHNHGGWQGQPPPQEMGNWDRPPFEPQQQPDRFPPRPPHSQGPMNRPYFQPPHHQDRFNQSGPPLPPPGRGRGHHGPPGGNQAWGGPPPSIDNEEELHYMGNGGPPMQPIEDDMRMEGGYPPPPPPQMSDRHGEGNFGGWGPGPNNYRGGGEPPGPFERGDEDYGGRGPPPGHFAPSYPGQFHPPPPHHQPPPGRWNPEGGGGRGGFGRGGGGRRPRRGGYNNY
- the LOC124188867 gene encoding uncharacterized protein LOC124188867 isoform X1, translated to MSLEKPHSSLDWFCLRVAVVLTACWIPSSSAFGDVFVMNSSQIEIDCVNFCDTSEELFSSDCQRGCRFFETFNTASVFAKFDDAAALLSCHQSCSEAYGNEMEKKTACFEGCTDAQKEYNRMYSMSIDWLHDLQSNMTFFQTLLDVTGAIVNPKRFVEDIPSTRKVVKTKSPAALVNLNAPLKFAPQNTNAKKNLPEQESDQFRKQQQSTNTVPEWIAQSAFILFTLGVVMLLGTFCYCCFFAHLLRRQNKEIKTDLPPSYEQLVRNSYVIVQPSLLNDYHLVKGDKPEESCTINLDSDTGANNISDIYRSDNDEVRLPLRYETETA